One genomic window of Myxococcales bacterium includes the following:
- a CDS encoding response regulator encodes MDSSLAEQVLPKVSCRVTAAILRFAETQGLIAAGLCENLPLTAAQLTDNRGWVDHNIAQALWVRLAAATGNPEIAAEVGLFAVRENTLGAVGTILRLFGTTSRVLQRTEHLTDYFADFMKLTPLRIGTSSALLELRTSLNVHPTYHNLNFVKGILVGIPLLWDLPMAKVEITRFEANIAECSPIGNRQYAMAPDGEVFSHPVDDPAARRAEGRLTEEGSFVLGEITYGASHTLYHITWEQIPTHWWQQPVFTRKDMLADTVAALEKDLREMESMYAQMQELHVPLQEKVDLRTAELEKANQELGELAAKLERQSRLKSEFIADLSHELRTISSSVAGFADLLSSEIYGALNERQKNAAERISSNTRVLLHIIDDLLDLSKLQAGKLKVFYEPVTVRDAVTETLETIRQLAESKGLKLHTQLDPETPARFICDKTKLKNILINLLTNAVKFTSRGHVVVRVSSPNPSVIAFSIEDTGPGIDPMELPMLFQEFGQIGRTNTTAGYPGLGLRVVKKLVDLLRGTIEVGSQPKIGSVFTVTLPVKPAGVVEEPEAEPESLDAQRNKKTVVVADSNPEEARFLQLSLESEGLHAIACSDGREVLKEITDNQADLLLLDPLLPHLDGWKVLHDLRANPATEKLPVILVSENIQEELTALYHVSSRFAKPYEKKRLIEEVLQILAISTDVKKA; translated from the coding sequence TTGGACAGTAGTTTGGCCGAGCAGGTATTACCGAAAGTCAGTTGTCGGGTCACGGCCGCGATCCTGCGTTTCGCCGAAACGCAGGGGTTGATCGCAGCCGGGCTTTGCGAAAATCTGCCGTTGACCGCCGCCCAACTGACGGACAACCGCGGGTGGGTGGACCACAATATCGCCCAGGCGCTCTGGGTGCGCCTGGCGGCCGCTACCGGCAATCCGGAAATCGCAGCCGAAGTCGGTTTGTTCGCCGTGCGCGAAAACACGCTGGGCGCCGTCGGCACCATTCTCCGGCTCTTCGGCACGACCAGCCGCGTGTTGCAACGCACCGAGCACCTGACCGATTACTTCGCCGATTTCATGAAACTCACGCCGTTGCGCATCGGCACATCCTCGGCCCTGCTGGAATTGCGCACGTCCCTCAACGTTCATCCCACCTATCACAACCTGAATTTCGTCAAAGGCATCCTGGTCGGCATCCCGCTGTTGTGGGATTTGCCCATGGCCAAGGTGGAAATCACCCGCTTCGAAGCCAATATCGCCGAGTGTTCGCCGATCGGCAACCGCCAGTACGCGATGGCGCCCGACGGCGAGGTCTTCAGCCATCCGGTCGACGATCCGGCCGCGCGCCGCGCGGAAGGCCGGTTGACGGAGGAAGGCTCTTTCGTTTTGGGCGAGATCACCTACGGCGCCTCGCATACCTTGTATCACATCACCTGGGAGCAGATTCCGACCCATTGGTGGCAGCAGCCGGTGTTTACCCGCAAGGACATGCTGGCCGACACGGTGGCCGCGCTGGAAAAAGACCTGCGGGAAATGGAAAGCATGTACGCGCAGATGCAAGAGCTGCACGTGCCGTTGCAGGAAAAGGTCGACTTGCGGACCGCCGAGCTGGAAAAGGCCAACCAGGAATTGGGCGAACTGGCCGCCAAGCTCGAACGGCAAAGCCGGCTGAAGAGCGAATTCATCGCCGATCTGTCGCACGAACTGCGGACCATCAGTTCGTCGGTCGCCGGCTTCGCCGATCTGCTGTCGTCGGAAATCTACGGGGCGCTCAACGAGCGGCAGAAAAACGCGGCCGAACGGATTTCCTCGAACACCCGCGTGTTGCTGCACATCATCGACGACCTGCTCGACCTGTCGAAATTGCAGGCGGGCAAGTTGAAGGTTTTCTACGAACCCGTGACGGTTCGCGACGCCGTGACCGAAACCCTGGAGACCATCCGCCAGCTCGCCGAAAGCAAAGGCCTCAAGCTGCACACGCAACTCGATCCGGAAACGCCGGCCCGCTTCATCTGCGACAAGACCAAGCTCAAGAACATCTTGATCAACCTGCTGACCAACGCGGTGAAATTCACCTCGCGCGGCCACGTCGTCGTGCGGGTGTCGTCGCCCAATCCCTCGGTCATCGCTTTCTCCATCGAGGATACCGGTCCGGGCATCGACCCGATGGAATTGCCGATGCTCTTCCAGGAATTCGGCCAGATCGGCCGAACCAATACCACCGCCGGCTACCCGGGCCTGGGTCTGCGGGTCGTGAAAAAGCTGGTCGACCTGCTCCGCGGCACGATCGAGGTGGGCAGCCAGCCGAAAATCGGGTCGGTTTTCACCGTGACCCTTCCCGTGAAGCCGGCCGGCGTGGTCGAAGAGCCGGAAGCGGAGCCGGAAAGCCTGGACGCGCAACGGAACAAGAAAACGGTCGTGGTCGCCGATTCCAATCCGGAGGAAGCGCGCTTTTTACAATTGTCGTTGGAATCCGAGGGGTTGCACGCTATCGCCTGCAGCGACGGGCGCGAGGTACTCAAGGAAATCACCGACAACCAGGCCGACCTGTTGCTGCTCGACCCGCTATTGCCGCATTTGGACGGCTGGAAAGTTCTGCACGATCTGCGGGCCAATCCGGCGACGGAAAAATTGCCGGTGATTCTGGTATCCGAAAATATTCAGGAAGAATTGACCGCCCTTTATCACGTATCCAGCCGATTTGCCAAACCCTACGAAAAGAAACGTTTAATTGAGGAGGTACTTC